One window from the genome of Pseudonocardia hierapolitana encodes:
- a CDS encoding FAD-binding and (Fe-S)-binding domain-containing protein: MTRAAVRRDVRERLAQTVRGSVGVDVATRALYTMDASNYRHDPLAVVLPRDAEDVAAAVAVAREFGVPVTARGGGTSVAGNAIGPGVVLDFSRHLTGIVEVDPERGTATVEPGVVLDDLRAAAGAHGLTFGPDPSTHSRCTVGGMLGNDACGSHSVRWGRTSHNVEALDVLLYDGTRMRVGPDGPALGGAARERAVYRELHALARENLATLRTGFPPVERRVSGYALDALLPENGFDVARSLVGTEGTCVTVLSATVRLVPVPAAKALLVLGFPDDVAAAEAVPAVLPLRPQTVEGMDARLLRLATGSGAAAAAHLPDGGAWLFVEVAGESAGEAAENAAAIAASVGTRGAVVTDPGLQRLLWRAREEGAGVATRAADGREAWPGWEDAAVPPDRLASYLREFRALLAAHGLTGITFGHFGEGCIHTRIDVDLVGPGGAAGFRRFVTDAADLVVAHGGSLSGEHGDGQARSELLGRMYPPEMIALFERFKSIWDPDDGMNPGVIVRPRPLDEDLRFVPPVGPLPVRFGYPHDGGDFRQAVRRCVGVGKCREAHPSSDSDVMCPSFRATREEKDSTRGRARVLLEMVNGDVVEEGWRSPEVRDALDLCLSCKGCRSDCPVGVDMATYKSEFLHQHYRGRVRPAAHYSMGHLPTLARLAALAPGPVNSVARSGLLGPLVRRLGGIAEERRLPAFAPTTFARWFRSRQADAGSRPEVLLWPDTFTNHFSPQVGRAATEVLEAAGFAVRLPAGRVCCGLTWLSTGQLDTASRIARRTQRILAPVVEAGLPVVVLEPSCAAALRVDLPELLSDEASRHLADRVLTLAEFLDTEAGHWDPPQHGGQAVRQVHCHQHAVLGSDADERVLARLAVDTVTLASGCCGLAGNFGFERGHYEVSMAIGEHVLLPAVRAASPDTLVLADGFSCRTQIIQGAGRQALHLAEVAAGRLYSFC, encoded by the coding sequence CTCGCCCAGACCGTCCGGGGCAGCGTCGGCGTCGACGTCGCGACGCGAGCCCTGTACACGATGGACGCGTCCAACTACCGGCACGACCCGCTGGCCGTCGTGCTACCCCGTGACGCGGAGGACGTGGCGGCCGCGGTGGCCGTCGCGCGTGAGTTCGGCGTCCCGGTCACCGCGCGCGGCGGCGGCACCAGCGTCGCGGGCAACGCGATCGGGCCCGGGGTCGTGCTGGACTTCTCCCGCCACCTGACCGGGATCGTCGAGGTCGACCCGGAGCGGGGCACCGCCACCGTCGAGCCTGGGGTCGTCCTCGACGACCTGCGGGCTGCCGCCGGTGCCCACGGGCTCACCTTCGGCCCCGACCCGTCGACGCACAGCCGCTGCACGGTAGGCGGGATGCTCGGCAACGACGCCTGCGGCTCCCACTCGGTGCGGTGGGGGCGGACGTCGCACAACGTCGAGGCGCTCGACGTGCTGCTCTACGACGGCACTCGGATGCGCGTCGGGCCGGACGGGCCGGCGCTCGGTGGCGCGGCGCGCGAGCGCGCGGTGTACCGCGAGCTCCACGCGCTGGCCCGCGAGAACCTGGCCACGCTGCGGACCGGCTTCCCGCCGGTGGAGCGCCGGGTGTCCGGCTACGCCCTCGACGCGCTGTTGCCCGAGAACGGGTTCGACGTGGCGCGCTCGCTCGTGGGCACCGAGGGCACCTGCGTCACCGTGCTGTCGGCCACCGTCCGGCTGGTCCCCGTGCCGGCGGCGAAGGCCCTGCTGGTGCTCGGCTTCCCCGACGACGTGGCCGCCGCCGAGGCGGTGCCCGCGGTCCTGCCGTTGCGGCCGCAGACCGTCGAGGGCATGGACGCCCGGCTGCTGCGGCTCGCCACCGGGTCCGGCGCGGCCGCCGCGGCGCACCTGCCCGACGGCGGTGCGTGGCTCTTCGTCGAGGTCGCGGGGGAGTCGGCGGGAGAGGCGGCCGAGAACGCCGCGGCGATCGCCGCGAGCGTGGGCACCCGCGGTGCGGTGGTCACCGACCCGGGGTTGCAGCGCCTGCTGTGGCGGGCCCGGGAGGAAGGCGCCGGCGTCGCGACGCGGGCCGCAGACGGGAGGGAGGCGTGGCCGGGCTGGGAGGACGCCGCCGTCCCGCCCGACCGGCTGGCTTCCTACCTGCGCGAGTTCCGCGCGCTGCTGGCCGCGCACGGCCTGACCGGCATCACGTTCGGCCACTTCGGCGAGGGCTGCATCCACACCAGGATCGACGTCGACCTGGTCGGGCCCGGTGGCGCGGCGGGCTTCCGGCGGTTCGTCACCGACGCCGCCGACCTGGTGGTCGCGCACGGCGGCTCGCTGTCCGGGGAGCACGGCGACGGCCAGGCCCGGTCGGAGCTGCTCGGCCGCATGTACCCGCCGGAGATGATCGCCCTCTTCGAGCGGTTCAAGTCGATCTGGGACCCCGACGACGGCATGAACCCGGGGGTGATCGTGCGGCCGCGCCCGCTCGACGAGGACCTCCGGTTCGTCCCGCCGGTGGGCCCCCTGCCCGTCCGCTTCGGCTACCCGCACGACGGCGGCGACTTCCGCCAGGCGGTGCGCCGGTGCGTCGGTGTCGGCAAGTGCCGCGAGGCGCACCCGTCCTCCGACTCCGACGTCATGTGCCCGAGCTTCCGGGCCACCCGCGAGGAGAAGGACTCGACGCGGGGCCGGGCGCGGGTGCTGCTCGAGATGGTCAACGGCGACGTGGTCGAGGAGGGGTGGCGGTCGCCGGAGGTCCGCGACGCGCTCGACCTGTGCCTGTCGTGCAAGGGGTGCCGGTCCGACTGCCCGGTGGGCGTCGACATGGCGACCTACAAGTCGGAGTTCCTGCACCAGCACTACCGAGGGCGGGTCCGGCCCGCTGCCCACTATTCGATGGGCCACCTGCCGACGCTCGCCCGGCTCGCCGCGCTGGCGCCGGGGCCGGTGAACTCCGTGGCCCGGTCGGGCCTGCTCGGACCGCTGGTGCGCAGGCTCGGTGGCATCGCGGAGGAGCGCCGGCTCCCGGCCTTCGCCCCGACCACCTTCGCCCGCTGGTTCCGCTCCCGGCAGGCGGACGCCGGGTCGCGGCCGGAGGTGCTGCTCTGGCCAGACACCTTCACCAACCACTTCAGCCCGCAGGTGGGCCGGGCCGCCACCGAGGTGCTCGAGGCGGCCGGGTTCGCGGTCCGCCTGCCCGCCGGCCGGGTCTGCTGCGGGCTGACGTGGCTGTCCACCGGGCAGCTCGACACCGCGAGCCGGATCGCCCGGCGCACCCAGCGGATCCTCGCGCCGGTCGTCGAGGCCGGCCTGCCGGTCGTCGTGTTGGAACCGAGCTGCGCAGCCGCGCTCCGGGTGGACCTGCCCGAGCTCCTTTCCGACGAGGCGTCGCGGCACCTGGCGGACCGGGTGCTGACCCTGGCGGAGTTCCTCGACACCGAGGCGGGGCACTGGGATCCGCCGCAGCATGGTGGGCAGGCCGTCCGCCAGGTCCACTGCCACCAGCACGCCGTGCTCGGCTCCGACGCCGACGAGCGGGTGCTCGCCCGGCTGGCGGTCGACACCGTCACGCTCGCGTCGGGGTGCTGCGGCCTCGCGGGCAACTTCGGTTTCG